The genomic region CGACGATGTCCTGAACTACATTCCCGCACGCTTGGTGGCGTTGACCTACGCACTGTTGGGCAAAACCCGACTGGCGCTGAAATGCTGGCGCACCCAGGGCCCGACCTGGGACAGCCCGAATGCCGGGCCGGTGATGGCGGCCGGTGCCGGTGCGCTGGGGGTCGAGTTGGGCGGGGCGGCGATTTATCACGGTGAACTGCATCAGCGTCCGCAGTTGGGCGAAGGCGTACCGGCGGATGCCGATTCCATCGACCGTGGCTGGCAATTGGTCCAGCGCGGGGTATGGTTATGGCTGCTGATTCTCTGCGTGGGGGCTGAATTCTATGCTTGAGCACGGTGGCCGATTGCGCAAGGCGGCACTTGAATACGGTATCGCCGAAGCCGATTGGCTCGACCTGTCCAGTGGTCTTGCGCCCTGGCCATTCCCGGTCCCGGACATCCCGCTGCGGGCCTGGGCGCGTCTGCCGGAAACCGATGACGGTCTGGAGCAGGCCGCCTGCGACTATTACGGAGCGGTTCAGGTATTACCAGTGGCAGGTTCGCAAATGGCGATTCAGTTGCTGCCGCGTTTGCGCCGGGCCGGCAAGGTCGGCGTGCTGTCGCCATGTTACGCCGAACACGCCGAGGCCTGGCGTCGCAACGGTTACGTCGTGCGTGAAGTCCTGGAGTCGGAAGTCGATTTCTTTCTCGACAACCTGGACGTGCTGGTGGTGGTCAATCCGAACAATCCCACGGGCCTGAGCCTGACTCCGGCCCGCCTGCTGGATTGGCATGCGCGGCTGGCCCAGCGCGGTGGCTGGCTGGTGGTGGACGAGGCGTTCATGGACAACACACCGCATTTGAGTCTGGCGCCGTTTGCCAACCAGATCGGCTTGATCGTACTGCGTTCCTTCGGCAAGTTTTTCGGTCTGGCCGGTGTGCGGTTGGGGTTTGTGTTGGCCGAGCGCAAGTTGCTCAAACTGCTGGCCGAGCAAGTCGGGCCTTGGGCGGTCAGTGGGCCGACCCGTGTATTGGGCCAGGCTTGCCTGACGGATACGGACGGGCATACCCGACAGCGCATTCGCACGGATGAAGCCGGCGAGCGTCTGGCGCTGCTGCTTGAGCGGTATGGTTTCAAGCCTCAGGGCGGCTGCGCGTTGTTCCAGTGGCTGATCACCGAGCGCGCCGAAGCGCTGCATGAATTCATGGCCCGGCGCGGTATTCTGCTGCGGTTGTTCACCCACAACAGCAGCCTGCGTTTTGGTTTACCTGCGGATGAAACGGACTGGTCGCGCCTCGAACAAGCCCTGCAAATCTATGCCAAGGAAAACCCATGACAACGTTGATGGTGCAAGGCACCACCTCCGACGCCGGTAAAAGCACACTGGTGACGGCGCTGTGTCGCTGGGTCACGCGCCAAGGCGTGAGCGTGGTGCCGTTCAAGCCGCAGAACATGGCCCTCAACAGTGCGGTGACCGCCGACGGTGGCGAGATCGGTCGCGCTCAGGCGGTGCAGGCCCAGGCGGCCAACCTCGAACCGCACACCGACATGAACCCGGTGCTGCTCAAACCCAACAGCGACACCGGCGCCCAAGTGATCATCCATGGTCGCGCGGTCACCACCATGAATGCTGTCGCCTATCACGACTACAAAGCGATCGCCATGCAGGCGGTGCTGGCCTCCCATGAACGGCTGAGCGCGGCGTATCCGCTGGTGATGGTCGAAGGGGCGGGCTCGCCGGCCGAGATCAACCTGCGCGCCGGCGACATCGCCAACATGGGTTTTGCCGAGGCGGTGGACTGCCCGGTGGTGCTGATTGCCGACATCAATCGCGGTGGGGTGTTCGCGCATTTGGTCGGTACCCTGGAGCTGCTGTCGCCGAGCGAGCAGGCACGGGTCAAAGGCTTCATCATCAACCGTTTTCGCGGCGACATCGCCTTGCTGCAACCGGGGCTGGACTGGTTGGAGGCACGCACTGGCAAACCGGTAATCGGCGTGTTGCCTTATGTGATGGACCTGCATCTGGAGGCCGAGGACGGCCTCGATCAACGTCAGACCGACAAGGCCGAGCAAGTGCTCAAAGTGGTGGTGCCGGTCCTGCCGCGCATCAGCAATCACACCGATTTCGATCCGCTGCGCCTGCATCCGCAAGTAGACCTGCAATTCATCGGCCCCGGCCAGGCGATTCCACCCGCCGACCTGATGATTCTCCCCGGCTCGAAAAGTGTACGCAGCGACCTCGCGTACCTGCGGAGCAACGGCTGGGACACGGCGATCGCGCGGCACTTGCGCTACGGCGGCAAAGTGCTGGGTATCTGTGGTGGTCTGCAAATGCTCGGCGAGCAGGTGCATGACCCGCTGGGCCTCGAAGGCGCGCCGGGTTCCAGTGCCGGTTTGGGTTTGCTGGCGTTCGAAACGCAGCTCGAAGAAGAAAAGCAGTTGCGCAATGTACGTGGGCGTCTGGCGCTGGAAGATGCGCAAGTCAGCGGCTATGAAATTCATGCCGGCGTAACCACCGGGCCGGCGCTGGAAAACGCCGCCGTGCTGCTGGACGATGGTCGTTGCGATGGCGCGCAAAGTACCGATGAGCAGATTTTCGGTACGTACCTGCATGGCCTGTTCGAATCACCGGCGGCGTGCAGCGCGCTGTTGCGCTGGGCCGGTTTGCAGGATGTGCAGGAGGTGGATTACCACGGGCTGCGCGAGCGCGATATCGAGCGGTTGGCGGATCTGGTGGAGAAGCATCTGGATACTTCGTTGCTGCGTGAGCTTTGTGGTTTTTGAGGTGGCTGTATTGCCCGCGATAAGGCCCGTTGCCTCACCGAAGATTTTAAGGAATAAACCATGCTGCAACTGATCCTCGGCGGCGCCCGATCCGGCAAAAGTCGTCTGGCTGAAAAGCTGGCGACAGACAGTCAGCTTCAGGTCACCTACATCGCCACCAGCCAACCCCTGGACGGTGAAATGAACGAACGGGTGGCCCATCATCGCGCCCGCCGTCCCGCCGAGTGGGCGTTGATCGAAGAACCGCTGGAACTGGCCCGTGTGTTGCGCGAAAGCGCCAGTGCCGACCGTTGCCTACTGGTGGATTGCCTGACGCTGTGGCTGACCAATCTGCTGATGCTCGATGACGCCGAGCGCTTGTTGGTCGAACGCGAAGCCCTGCTGGACTGCCTGGCGTCGTTGCCGGGTGAAATCATTTTTGTCAGCAACGAGACCGGAATGGGTGTCGTGCCGCTGGGCGAATTGACTCGCCGCTATGTCGATGAAGCCGGTTGGCTGCATCAAGCCTTGGCCGAGCGCTGCCAACGTGTCGTCCTGACCGTCGCCGGCCTGCCCCTGACTTTGAAAGGAACTGCGTTATGACTCACACCTGGTGGCTGAACCCGTGCAAGCCAATCGATGCGCAAGTGGTCGAACAGGCGCAGGCGCGTCAACAGCAACTGACCAAGCCTGCCGGCTCCCTCGGCCTGCTCGAAACGGTGGCGGTGCAATTGGCCGGGTTGCAGGGCCGGGTCAAGCCGACCCTCGATCAGCTGTGGATCGCGATTTTTGCCGGTGACCATGGCGTGGTCGCCGAAGGGGTGTCGGCGTTTCCGCAGGAAGTCACCGGGCAGATGCTGCACAACTTCGTCAGCGGCGGCGCGGCGATCAGTGTATTGGCGCGGCAGTTGGGGGCTTCCCTTGAAGTGGTCGACCTCGGCACCGTTACGCCGTCGTTGAATCTGCCGGGTGTGCGTCACCTGAACGTTGGCCCGGGCACGGCGAATTTCGCCCAGGGCCCAGCGATGACTCAGGCCCAGGGCGAACTCGCTTTGCAGGCCGGTCGCGACAGTGTGCGACGGGCCACTGCAGCAGGCGCGCAGTTGTTTATCGGTGGCGAAATGGGGAT from Pseudomonas sp. GGS8 harbors:
- the cobD gene encoding threonine-phosphate decarboxylase CobD, which codes for MLEHGGRLRKAALEYGIAEADWLDLSSGLAPWPFPVPDIPLRAWARLPETDDGLEQAACDYYGAVQVLPVAGSQMAIQLLPRLRRAGKVGVLSPCYAEHAEAWRRNGYVVREVLESEVDFFLDNLDVLVVVNPNNPTGLSLTPARLLDWHARLAQRGGWLVVDEAFMDNTPHLSLAPFANQIGLIVLRSFGKFFGLAGVRLGFVLAERKLLKLLAEQVGPWAVSGPTRVLGQACLTDTDGHTRQRIRTDEAGERLALLLERYGFKPQGGCALFQWLITERAEALHEFMARRGILLRLFTHNSSLRFGLPADETDWSRLEQALQIYAKENP
- a CDS encoding cobyric acid synthase, with product MTTLMVQGTTSDAGKSTLVTALCRWVTRQGVSVVPFKPQNMALNSAVTADGGEIGRAQAVQAQAANLEPHTDMNPVLLKPNSDTGAQVIIHGRAVTTMNAVAYHDYKAIAMQAVLASHERLSAAYPLVMVEGAGSPAEINLRAGDIANMGFAEAVDCPVVLIADINRGGVFAHLVGTLELLSPSEQARVKGFIINRFRGDIALLQPGLDWLEARTGKPVIGVLPYVMDLHLEAEDGLDQRQTDKAEQVLKVVVPVLPRISNHTDFDPLRLHPQVDLQFIGPGQAIPPADLMILPGSKSVRSDLAYLRSNGWDTAIARHLRYGGKVLGICGGLQMLGEQVHDPLGLEGAPGSSAGLGLLAFETQLEEEKQLRNVRGRLALEDAQVSGYEIHAGVTTGPALENAAVLLDDGRCDGAQSTDEQIFGTYLHGLFESPAACSALLRWAGLQDVQEVDYHGLRERDIERLADLVEKHLDTSLLRELCGF
- the cobU gene encoding bifunctional adenosylcobinamide kinase/adenosylcobinamide-phosphate guanylyltransferase, producing the protein MLQLILGGARSGKSRLAEKLATDSQLQVTYIATSQPLDGEMNERVAHHRARRPAEWALIEEPLELARVLRESASADRCLLVDCLTLWLTNLLMLDDAERLLVEREALLDCLASLPGEIIFVSNETGMGVVPLGELTRRYVDEAGWLHQALAERCQRVVLTVAGLPLTLKGTAL
- the cobT gene encoding nicotinate-nucleotide--dimethylbenzimidazole phosphoribosyltransferase; the protein is MTHTWWLNPCKPIDAQVVEQAQARQQQLTKPAGSLGLLETVAVQLAGLQGRVKPTLDQLWIAIFAGDHGVVAEGVSAFPQEVTGQMLHNFVSGGAAISVLARQLGASLEVVDLGTVTPSLNLPGVRHLNVGPGTANFAQGPAMTQAQGELALQAGRDSVRRATAAGAQLFIGGEMGIGNTTAASALACALLDCPVVHLAGPGTGLNAAGVSHKAQVIERALALHGAQRGDVLQTLFNLGGFEIAALVGAYLACAQEGVAVLVDGFICSVAALVAVRLNPACREWLLFGHRGAEPGHRHVLETLNAEPLLDLGLRLGEGSGAALAVPLLRLACDLHGQMATFAEAAVADRPA